The Apostichopus japonicus isolate 1M-3 chromosome 12, ASM3797524v1, whole genome shotgun sequence sequence ATTCTTCATATTCTGTCATGTTCTCTcaagttttgaaacattttaatttgtttcaatatAAATTGAACTGTGCTTTctgtttccttgttttaaagacaaaaagaactTATTCCTGAAAGGCTTAAAACAGAAGACGAAGAGTTGGTTTGAAACAATGACTCCTGTCCCCTGGATGAAGTCTTGTCAATGGAAATCAAACGATCTCTTTGTAGCCAGCCGCTTAGTCTTAACAAATTCTGGTTCGAAAATATCTAGCAGAGAAGTTGACCGCAAATGTAAGCTGCACTACCAAGATATCTTTACTGATGAAAGACTTAAAGCAGAGACTCGTATCATTCTGGAAGGACAGCCAGGCTCCGGCAAGACAATGCTCTCCTCTCAGTTGGCCTATGACTGGTGTTGTGGAAAGCTTATGGATATCCCCATGGTCATCTATCTGcccttgaaaattgttgataaCATGACAATTATTCAAGCTATCAAGATGTTCTACATCCGTAAAGACATTCCCATCACAGAAGAGGATATTGAGTCTATACTTTACAGTGATAAGAAGAAAGTCTACCTCATATTGGATGGGTTAGAAGAATACAATGGTGTAACCAAAGATGGAAGTCCCTCAGAGGTCATGAGAGTAATGACAAAGGAGAAACTGTCCAACTGCATTGTTATAATCACAGCTAGGACAGACTATGCCAAGCATCTACCTCTGGGTCCAATGTTGAAGATTGGAAGCTTTGGTGAGGATGAGAGGGATGAATACATTGAAAAAGTCTACTCTGATGATCAAACAAGTCAAGAAGATGTAAAGGACTTGATTGATAGTGTTCCATTTATTCTTGATCTTTGTAATGTTCCACTACTCTTTGTGCTGTTAGTACATAACATTGACAGATTAGGAAAGTTGCACAAGGGTCAGCTTGACAGGGTTACTCCTTTTGTGAAGGCCATTGTAGACATTCTGTGTCCTGTGCAGGATGAGGAAGACAACCATAGTCATCTGTCTGCACAGAAAACATACTTTACATTGGAGGAACTTGCATTTAATGGCCTCCGTAAAGGAAACCAACAATTGTTTTGGCAGAAAGACTTTGTGGATAGAAGTGTCACTAATAGCAAAGCATGGATAGATTCTGGGATACTTGTTGTTGAGGAAGGAACTCCATTTAATTCCCCTGATAGAAATCTTCAGACTGACTCAGGCAGTGGAACTCCCCAGACTGATTCCATCAGTGAGGAGTCACTGAACACATCAAATGTTACTTCAGAGATTAAGAGAGGGGTATCCCCTGATCCTGATCTGTCAGCATCTGTCAATCAATCAGAGAGAAAACCAACATTGGAATCGCAAGAGAAGAAATCAAAACCTTTGCAGAAAGGAAAAGCTGCAAAATATGTCTCTTTACAGGTTAAATTCCTTCATAAGTTAATCCAAGAGTGGTTTGCAGCAAAGTATTTAGCCCGCCTCTTCTGGGGTTACAAATCAACTGAACACCATTACAAGTATCAATTGTTCAGAAAACACCTGGCTAACATAGACCCAGCTGATCTCCATTATGTCTTGTGCTTCACTTGTCACATCTGTCCCCCCAGCTTTCATTTCATTGCCAGTTTTCTAATGAGAGACTTTAAAACAGGAGATGGTGAGATTCCTGATTACATCATCAACTGCATCTGTCTCTGTTTTGCTGAGTATGATGGTTACAAAGGACACAAGGTCAAGGACATTGTCACAGATATCTGTAGAAGAGAATCCGTCAACTTCAGCTCTGGAGATAGTCGACTGctgctgaggtcaaaggtttctATGCTCACCTTTGCTTCAAGATCAAAGGTAAAGTGTGAATACAACGTTCTTAGCTCAAATACACAGCAAACCTCTGCTTATATCCCGATATCTGTGATACATAATATGAAGTGTGCATGAATACAACATTCAATTTTCCAGTGTCAAGTACAGCATCAATCTGTAGGATACAAAATTCAAGGTGTATATTTTCACCAATTTGTGTTAAAACGTAAGTAAATCTAGTATGTTGAGATATTGATGATATAAGTTTATTTATGTATGTTACCTCTTGAAATGTAGCTCTCAATCCAGAGAACAAATTTGATCTTTAGTACAAGATCGACCAAATGTTCTCATTCTGTTATATCAgactaaaatatgaatattcggTGGCAGATCACTCTGGGATGTGTGAATCTTTTTTAATACAACATTATCATATGCTGAACCATCTATTTAATTTACAAGATCAGTGTATCGTAAAGTACACATTTCGTCAATGGTTTTAAAGAAAGGTTGGCTATTAATCAATCCTTAGTGTTGCTTTAGGATATTGTGATGCATGGGACAACTTTAGCTGATTTTGTGTGCTACATGACACATATTACAATTTTCATATCTTCAATAGCACACAAAATTAATCTTAATGTCTCTCTTCAGGTTTCTAGGTTTATGTTTTCCACTTGTTattgttgggtactgatttcaggTTGACATACTACAATATCTGTGAATTATTCTCCAGATTCCAATCAAATGTCTGAAGCTTTCACATGTTGTGGAAGAAATTACAGAGAAAGCCCTGATCTTGAAGGCTGATGTCTCGCTGGGAGTTTTGAATACCCTGAGGGCTATTGAAGTGAATCGGTGGGACCAGAAGCTGGCTGGAGAAGATTATGAAGATCTCATTAAATTCATTATCAACAATGAAAAGGTTGAAGTAGCACGGTGAGGACTAATTCAAAGTTGGCAAACCAAACTAAAGCTTTCGTTCTATGTGATATTGAAAATAAGGTTATATTGGAATGTGTGATTTAATAGAGCTAATAGAAGAACATTCAGCAGAAATATCTCCAAGCATTTGATATCCATGAACAATGGGGAACCATGTAAAAAGTCTGGCTTTCTCACTGCATCATTACCTTTTCTGAAAGTCTGCTACATCGGGCTTACTTAGTCATAATTTACTCCACTCCTAGCTTACATGTCTCCCCCACAAGCTTCACTCTGTCATTCGACCTGTGTAGGATGAACTGGTACGCCCTCTATGACCAGTGACATTGGTCAAAGTCCATCCTTCTCATTCTTCCACCCAAAGTGCCTAGAAGTGTTATCGTGGATAAAGCAtagtttctctttttgatcTGCATATAATTAAGTATAAAGtatcattatatattttatttttgtcttaaAATTTCCAGTTAAAAGCTCTACTCTTAAATGGTAATTTCTCAACTGCTCTCACTATCGTGAGAGCTCATTAATAATCTAGGTTCACCAGTTCCaaaactgaaaaccttgtaacaaGCCTACTTAACAGTTATAGTATCTGTAAAATGTACACTAGGTTAATAGGTGCCCACTACTTAACatgagatcaaaggtcatttcaggtcacCAATATGAAAATCTTGTGTAAATAGGTGATTCCAAGAGTTGGTCTCAATTCTCCTTTTACCAAATACAATTCTTACCATAATATATAATTGTAGAAAACTAAGCATTTTCCTGAAAATTAAGGGCCTATGCCCTCTACGTAATTCTTTCTATGTTAATTTATCTAacaattgtatttatttctatttcttAATGAAAATCTGCAAAGTGGGAGATATGTTATcgtacattttcttttttttcgcAGCTTACTATTACCAAGTCCACCGGTGGCTGTGTATGATGAAAAAGATCTGAAACACTTACAATCCCGAAACATTTCAGGTAACATACATTCTGTTTCATGAATGACAAGAGCTTGGTATTTAGATGTAACAGGTATTCATTTGTTGTGATACAATATCTTAGCCTGACAATTTGTTTAAGCTTTTTCATTCTAGTCCTGCTTCTGCATAGTGGTATTGAAATGTAACTCTGTTTAGCATATTGAAAAATGTAACTTAAGGCTTTTAGCCTAGCAAAATATTACTAATTGTATCAACAGCTAGGTGAGATAGATTATGATAATAGCTTGGACAATCTAAAATCAGACAATCATTTCAGACAGAACTAGACAAGTTAACAGTGATAACGATCATCACAAGGAAGTGTGAAGCCAGCAATTCAAGAAGGTGTTACTTATTACTGAAATTGTTATGGTTTTCACTAAGTTGATCGTGAAGCAATTAAGTTGATCAGATTAGTGTAAATATAACTTGTAATGAAAAGAGACGCACCCAAGGGGGGACGTGGAAGGGGTCCTAGCAGTACGAAATATGGCACAACGCAATAGTATCCAGTTTCATTTGTGTATTCACCTCACAAGTTCAGTACTGTTAAGAGCAAATCAATTGCATAAAACATCTcaacaagaaatatttaaagtgCTATGCCATAGCATACCCCCTCTTGAATCCTGGCCACTAAAACATGCAGTGACCAGAGCACTGAACATGTTTGGGCTAGCTTTAACTCAAATGTATCTTCCAGTCTTGTCTGTCAAATTGCAAATGACAGTAGcaaattaaaaatacaatataCCCCTACTATACACTCAGACAAAACAGAAATAACCATATATGCAATGCTCTGTATCATAGCTTACAATATAATACTCAAATGCCATTAACTACAACTTCATATCACTCTAGGTGGAAATAAAGTGTAAATCATTCGGTAAAATACATAATCATCCCATACAATTGCAGGAACAGTATATGGAACTGGTCTAGAATAATTCATATAACCTTCACAGCGTAACTGtaatgttgtatgtatgtatgtatatgtgatcttcccgcaagcaggaactcgcgaaagaagccatggaggcttgtagactcgcaagctgaccgaagccaatctctcggcacacatccatttaacgtccatgtcaggaagttgttattgaacaacacccttgccagacgacacacattgctgtcggcggggaatcgaaccggggatctcatgactgggagacgccggcgttaaccactaaccactaaccactaggctatacactccgccatgTTAGGCATTTGCAGAACACTTTAGGTACAAACACTAATTGTATATATGCCAAGCTTAAACCTTGTTAACAGAACACATGGCCTGACCGTAATTGAGCGTTTCCACTCAAATCTAGCCAAATCAATGACAGGTCAAAATGGTCTAAATTTGGATTAAAAATTATTCTAAAATTTTCTTACGATTACAACCATCAACCCCAGAAAATATCTTTCTTCAATTGGTTAATGTTATTAGCAAAGCATGATGTCATAGATCCTCTATGCTTAAAACCTTGGTCAGCAGTGAACAATACAGCATGACCCAACTGGTGACTGATCTACTGAATTTGAAGCAAGAGCAGCGGTACCCTATGTAGTGTGTTTACAACTAACTCACTTAATGAACTACTAAATACTCAAAAACACTAAGAAAATGATCCTTCAACATCTTACAAAATAGTCGATAAACCACTGGACTAAGTTCTGTAGCACATGTACACTAAAACCACAGTTGTAGAGAGGCTATGAAAATAAGGTAGTCCACTGCTCAACATCCAGTTTCTAGGAAATGAGAAAGAAGAGGATATGACAGAGTTCACCCATGGAGAGTCAAACAGGCAAAATTTCACTTTACCACAGTAACTACAAGTTGTGTTATTTTTATCCTCAAATCAGAAATATGGCAaccaataacaaaaaatgtgttcaataaaatattccatGTGAGAGTGGCTGAGGGTCTTATTGTTATCTACTTGTACTCATTTCAGTTGAATGGATCATTGGAAACTTAATTCACACATTAAATGTGACAACTGGAGAATGGATGGTGAGAtgtattatcttttttttttaattgttatatatttcatatggcCGTCTATAACATTCCTTTGCTTAACCGGCAAAACCCCTTTTTGAGTTTAGCTCTATTCTTGATTCTTTCGTCaaggcaaaaggaacctatgacGTGGTGATGGCGTGTATGTACATGTCTCGGCCTCGGAAGTGGTGACATGGGAAAATAAATTTGTGTCAGTAGTAGTCAACCAATAGTGGACAATAGTCATCCGTTGTCCAGACAAGGATTTGAATAAAGGGAAATGACCTTGGATGTTGCTAATACATTAGAAACAAGTCTGTGTGGGTGAATGCGCATATGTGACACCCTgtcttgtaaacacaataactcactAAGCATGTGGCCTATGAACTGATAACTGATAGTAAGCTCTTGGCTGCTTCAGTTTATTTgtaatgtcatttgaggtcaccagtggccaaaatatgaaaacattgtaaatacTGGACATGATTACCATTGGTGAATGTCATACTTGGGTGGATGGTGCTCCATAAAGCAGCTTTGGTAGAGGTaaaaggtcatgtgaggtcaacagaggcaAAATCTGACAACTTAAACAGCAGTTTGAAATACTCTAGCTTGATGGGTCATATAGTTTATGTGGGTGCCCCTCAGGTTGCTTTTGTTATTAGGAAATTTCAATTGGGGTCAATAGATGTCAAAATCTCAAATGAATTATATTAAAGCCATGAGCTTCCTTCATTAATAACAGTTGTTAAGGGCTTATGATGGATCTAATTTATTCTAAAGCTCAACAAGAAAATATCGCTAATTATATAAAACATCCATCTGACTGTTTAGCCAACATCCAAACCTGTTTAGTTTGGATTTTGAGTCACTTTGTTGTATATTGTAAGATCCTTTAGTGATAAGTGATTATAAAAATATTTCTGATGTAATGGCAATGAGGCTTGAATTTCTGATCTTCTAGTTCTGATTAAATTTTTATTGAGTTGACCCACATCAACAAGGctgttaaataaaaaacaatataacaAGGCATTGCAAATTCTTTGGGATTTCTGGTTCATGATGTAGTTTTTTCAGGTTTGTATGATTTTTCACCATatgtatttttgtcttttcttgtctGAATGAAATCTTCATTAGACGGAATTTAGAATACCGGGGAGGATGTCAGCAAAATCATCATCACTGAAACCAATCTCTGGTGAGTTTCTGGTATCAATATCATAGGAATATCATTTCGAAATATAAAATGTCTAATTAGCAAgggtttctttgttgttgtcagAGAAATTTCTGTAACTCTAGAATAAGTGCTGTAGTACATACAATCATATGTACCCACAGTTACAGCAGGCATACATAGTCACAGCTGGATTTCTGCTGAAAAATGAAGGTTCTTCATCCTCAgtattgtttaatattgatattctTTGTCCTACAAGATGTGTCCTTTCAATAAATGTTACTAACTGCTCAAAAATGTACAGTCCTCCCTTATTGACCAGACATTGAAAAAACTATGGAGGCTGGTCTTTAAGTATTCTCACTTACAGGATTAGtcaatttttgaaaatgttaggACAAAACTAATCTTATGAGACTATTTTGTTGTTGGGCTGGTTGATCATGTTTATATTGCATGAATGATAAAAGATTGGTTCAGTTGATGAAATAATGTCTTTCTTAACTTTCTTGTGGTTAATTCATATAAATGTTTTTGTCACTTTTCTCCATCAACAAAAGACgaaacaaatacaacagtgGAACAACAAGAAGACAAAGGCAACGATGTTCCAAGCAAAGGAACCGTAAGTTAACAATCATGATGACCCACTTTTGAAATGTTCGgtaatgcaatgcaatgcatgTAATTTGCAATGTTTACAGCTGACACACATGTTTGAAACTGGTGCACAAGTCGGATCCAACTGGCACAATGTTGGTTCATAAGTCAACTTTTGGAGATGACATGCAATAAATTAAGTACTAAACACAACTTTACACAGTTTCAACCATTGTCTTGTGCATATATAGCCAGCCAAAAGCAATAACCaggcataaatatatttttaggttcGGGAAAATTACAAGTGGCACCTTCCCATGAGGGTAGGGCCGGTTAACTCTGACATCATTGGGACAACTTAAAAAGGCGGAACCCAAATGAACATTTGCAGGCAAAATAGTGGGTTTACTATGCACATGGAtcttgtattaaaaacaatggggtcactttaacttaaagaaaaatgtaaaatgagcTATACGGAATCCACTGAACTTATTGGAAACAAACTACTTAACAGTCCCaacgaaataaagaaaaattgtGGCGCGGGTCAACCAtatacatttgaaaatgaaactgtaTCCTTGGGAAACTTTCTAGGGTAGTTCACTTAGTCACAGTTAGTGGGGAGAAATTTTGAAGTAATGACATTTGGTTATGATGCCGAAGGCTCAGTAACGTTGCAACCGTTCTGGCGTGTGCGTGTGCATGCATTGTttgggtgcgtgtgtgtatatgacaccctagcttgtaaacatgatttttCAAGATAGGTAACTTCTACATTTCTCATATTGTGCATGTGTCTTCCCCATAATTAGTACAAaaactattgttttttgtggaggacAAAGgccatttggggtcagcagagggcaaaatgtgaaaaactcaATTCTGCAGAACCTGAACAACGAAGGAGGTTTGGTATACGTGGTAAAATATCTGTTTGTAGTGTAAATTTTTTAGGTAATTTGGAGTTGGTCACAAttcatttaaggtcatcagggtcaaaatgtgaaatccttgtaaacacaatatctccaCATAGGAAACTTTATTAGCTCTCATATTTAGCATGTATCTTTCATCTTGTCATTGCGAGAACCCTattattttggtggaggtcaaaggtcatttggggtcagctgAGGaccaaatgtcaaaatatcacAAGTACTGTATCTTGAGAACTGTAACTTTAAAAGAGATGATATATGCATAAGTATAAGTATAAGAATCAAGCGGTATAAGAAGgcagagtatgagtacaaataacTATGCTAAAACAgggatgagtatgagtacacataaccaTGGTAGAACAgggatgagtatgagtacacataactatggtagaacagggctgagtatgatttcacataactatggtagaacagggctgagtatgagtacacataaccaTGGTAGAACAgggatgagtatgagtacacataactatggtagaacagggatgagtatgagtacacataactatggtagaacagggatgagtatgagtacacataactatggtagaacagggaTGAGTATGcgtacacataactatggtagaacagggatgagtatgagtacacataactatggtagaacagggctgagtatgagttcacataactatggtagaacagggctgagtatgagttcacataactatggtagaacagggaTGAGTATGAGTtcacataactatggtagaacagggaTGAGTATGAGTtcacataactatggtagaacagggaTGAGTATGAGTTCACATAACTATAGTAGAACAgggatgagtatgagtacacataactatggtagaacagggctgagtatgagttcacataactatggtagaacagggaTGAGTATGAGTtcacataactatggtagaacagggctgagtatgagtacacataactatggtagaacagggctgagtatgagttcacataactatggtagaacagggctgagtatgagttcacataactatggtagaacagggctgagtatgagttcacataactatggtagaacagggaTGAGTATGAGTTCACATAACTATAGTAGAACAgggatgagtatgagtacacataactatggtagaacagggaTGAGTATGAGTtcacataactatggtagaacagggaTGAGTATGAGTtcacataactatggtagaacagggatgagtatgagtacacataactatggtagaacagggcAGAGTATGAGTTCACATAACTATGGTATAAGAAGGcacagtatgagtacacataactatgctagaacagggctgagtatgagaacacattaCTATGGTAGAACAGGACTGAGAATGAATTCACATTACTTTGCTAGAACAGGTATGGGTACACATAACTACGCTAGAACAGGTATGGGTACACATAACTACGCTAGAACAGCTGAATGTGAGAACACGCAACCAAGcctatattttatttcaacatatttGATTGAAGGGAGTATCGACAGAAACTCTCGGAGACTGTTCTGTGCCATCAAAGTCAGGCAATGTTCCACACTCAGAGAAGAGATGCAAGAATAAATCTATAGCTGAAGTCAAAGATGTCCCTATGATGGTAAAGCTCATTCTATTTCCAGTTAAGACTATTACCAATATGttgataattttgtaaataagcTACAGCATGCTAAAGGAAACTGTTGCAGTTGATGTGCCAATGTCAAGTTTAAACAGAAAATTCAAGGAAATGTGTGCCTATCAGAATACTATGATAGGAAATATTTTAAATGCATCTATGGTGGACTGAATGAGTGCTCTTTAAGATAATAACGTATTTGAGTAAGTGCACCTAAGTACCACTACTGTGTGGCTATGATAGGAAATATTTTCTATGCATCTATGGTTGACTTAATGAGTGCCCTTAAAAATAATAACGTCAATGAATAAGTGCTGCCGAGGAACAAGCGACTATGAAACTGGGTTGATTGCTTGGAGGGAGAAATCTTCTTTCCTGTTATGCGCTAAAATCTGCTAAAATAACCTGAATAAAAGGGAACCTGTTTAAAAATAGAATCTGAAACCTGAAAAATACTGATAAACATCACATACATTTTCTCAAACGTTACGTACAGTAAGAGTAAATTGAGAAATGAGTTCGGGGTTGAGAAAGTAAGCCAAATTTGTTATGTAGTATAGGTTCTTACGAGGCAAGAAAGAAATACACTGTTAGAGCACAGAACCCTCAGCTTTTCTATGTAAAAATTGTGAAGTAATCAAGTCTGTAGGTTTTATACCCAAAAAGTTGTGATTCCAAGTGAAAACATTTATAGGGTCCTAAGCACGAGTTCGAGTACATACTTTTGTATTAGCAGCTATACAACCATTGAAAGTGACCCAACATAAGTACACACCACACAGCTGAGTATGatacacataactatggtatAAGAAGGCAGAGTATGAGTtcacataactatggtagaacagggcAGAGTATGAGTACTCATAACTATGCCataacagggctgagtatgagtacacataactatgcttgaacagggctgagtatcagtacacataactatgctagaacagggcagagtatgagtacacatagcTTTGCTAGAACAGGTATGGGTACACATAACTTCGCTAGAACAGGTATGAGTACACAttactatgctagaacagggctgagtatgattACACATAACTAATCTAGAACAGGGCTTACTATGAGTATACATAAACTATGTTAGAACAGGTATGAGAACaaataactatgctagaacagggctgagtatgagtacacataacatAGATGCTAGAACAGGGAGAATCAAATGGTGAAAGGTCTTTTGAGGTTAACAGaagtcaaagtatgaaaatctTGTGAATTCACCAAAGGTCAAAACTTTCAATCTTGTATGCGGTGTTCCAGTAAATTTTCTCAATTGTAGCAACAAATGCATTCACTTTTAAGCACAATTATGGCTTCCCTTTTTACTAGTTGATATTATAATACTTTGTGTCTAAAACctcatttcaacatatttatcTGCAGGACATATCAGCATCATCCCTCTCAGGCATTCCTGTACCATCACAGTCTGCAGATGTCCCACACCCAAAGAAGAGACGCTTTAGGGCCATTccacgtcacgtaagtcacaaatcAGAGAGACATTTGACACTTGTTCTCAATCTCCAGTTCAGTGCAAGTCTAGAGTTAAGTCATATGCCTATCATTCCTGAACTTTGAATACCCACAATAAATGCTGTCACCACTGCAAAACGTTAATGCTTTCCCATTGCGAATTATAGCGCCCTCAACTtgtgtcacgtaagtcacgcagagaaatgaagaatttcAACGTTTTGAAGGAAATCAATAAATCCTGTGAAGTATTGAGAGAAATCTGCTAAGTTGCCTATTATATCTGAAAAGGACACATTGAAGAATAACTTCaaggtaaaatttaattgatatgcaTTTTATACCGGTATTCGTATGCAAATTAgcgacgtcacgtaagtcacaaaaaattgtcacgtaagtcacacgtGTGAAACTGCTCAGTTTCTTCTCACAGTTTCCAAAGATACAAAGTAACACAGACTAAGGACATGTTTACAAGTTCATTAGAgattgggggaaggggaggggtctattcCACATAAAAATAGAATCTAGAAGTTCACTTGTACATAAAAAGTCCTATAGACTAGGTTTGCGAAATGTCTTAGTTTAAGTGCTACAGTAGCTAAATAGTTTCTTAATTAGGAGTAAACAAATTTTTCTAGAGTAGTTTATACAGAATATATACTTCTAATGTATTTGCATTTCTaaatttttggttataatttaaagctttttggtaacattttagtcaCTTTGGGAATttggattaaaataattaatccATATAAATCCATGTGGTAAAGGCAGAAGGTGGCAAGATGTGTATGTGGAAAACCACATTAGATACTGAAGGATCCACTAATGTCagttacagtatgttgtactgTACATCCATAGCTCTCTGACCTCTCATATTAAGGTAGATGACTGGGTTGTTGTAAAATATGATGATGTACTGTACCTAGGAGAGGTTACAAATATGGTGCCTGCCACCACCACAACGTGGAAATGGCCTCTTATGGTAGATAAAATCTCCTACTAGCccgaaaacattattaaaacaaattttacccCCTGAAGCACCTTGTGCAGTTCAGGGGTAGACTGCAATTCACATTTTAAGAACTTCaagtctcaatatgtgtttgTTGCTGAAATTCGGAAAACAAAaatccgaagcagattcaatgtttcttaacttctaaatgcactctgaccaggggggtttaatggagaaaaccTGTCGcagtcaaacaaaacaaatttattttctgttgcccgtatggcgcgaacgatttactgtaaaatcactgcaaccgcccatatcagcacgttcattacacaaatgtaacctacttTACTTATACTcttatcgtccacttttttacCCAATTAACGGAGGAAACTCTTCAAaatacctgtttattcattgcaatggaaggaaatgatacaattttgcaaggtaCATCAGTAAGACCGacagaaagatactattcaaaagAACGAATCTACCACAGGagagccacgaaagtgaaagtagtcctaggcATACCTGTAACCGTTGTatacaaaacagagagatttaattggcgcatgatctgtcgGCCGGGTTTGcacattttgattgaattttgtaaaatgtatgGACTTGTTAAGAAATCTGTTGTTTATCGAtcaacatataaacaaataaaaataattgatattgATATGGAAACTGCATAGGagggtgtcattttcactgagctttcagTGCAGTCAGCTGGAAAagttgaagtttaaatttggcaaacacgtcaTGAGACTTAAAGGTAACAAGTAATATTGTTCTAAGTTTGAGCTGTTTGAGCCTTTTTTTGCAATTCACTTACCTGTATGTAACCTTTCAAGTTTACTTCAC is a genomic window containing:
- the LOC139977179 gene encoding uncharacterized protein isoform X2, translated to MDNENRTAITPVQRTRLPKLTDEGLRLLWDMTVDSSRVAVSGYDDNTRTTFIDLFTIYNPDSSSPLITLVYSKDIKSHSSHSRWPTRYVSFLDDSSIVTVCENQLDVYNIKTDDMPTHSELLHHRKASCMTVREREIFIGLIFFGEVIVFDLSLNKIKTITLKGLERREWPEVITVYGDNLFISTGYKKAIRCNLEGELIHQYKTPGYSRADNITVSSEFGLVFVSWSKLPAVVVYSLFEGHTLFTFRVIDFLPRIRISNVNRLMFMFTTTHKGILSVYSTASIVTFSHLKEELSSRLTKTDCGNLGRYFSLPPDQVQTIITSPWYSENFLLALEERGYIHPSNVNRLTDALTELKINHTHLLTETYMKLRDQETEYGRFIAGLSAHLTISITVKLCDNFQVTDENKNTIISSQNPGLSCLLTIDEMGIINPSDVSKLKSPLEDYHLVQAVAKIHEYQSLVLSDETMPQDEDKKNLFLKGLKQKTKSWFETMTPVPWMKSCQWKSNDLFVASRLVLTNSGSKISSREVDRKCKLHYQDIFTDERLKAETRIILEGQPGSGKTMLSSQLAYDWCCGKLMDIPMVIYLPLKIVDNMTIIQAIKMFYIRKDIPITEEDIESILYSDKKKVYLILDGLEEYNGVTKDGSPSEVMRVMTKEKLSNCIVIITARTDYAKHLPLGPMLKIGSFGEDERDEYIEKVYSDDQTSQEDVKDLIDSVPFILDLCNVPLLFVLLVHNIDRLGKLHKGQLDRVTPFVKAIVDILCPVQDEEDNHSHLSAQKTYFTLEELAFNGLRKGNQQLFWQKDFVDRSVTNSKAWIDSGILVVEEGTPFNSPDRNLQTDSGSGTPQTDSISEESLNTSNVTSEIKRGVSPDPDLSASVNQSERKPTLESQEKKSKPLQKGKAAKYVSLQVKFLHKLIQEWFAAKYLARLFWGYKSTEHHYKYQLFRKHLANIDPADLHYVLCFTCHICPPSFHFIASFLMRDFKTGDGEIPDYIINCICLCFAEYDGYKGHKVKDIVTDICRRESVNFSSGDSRLLLRSKVSMLTFASRSKIPIKCLKLSHVVEEITEKALILKADVSLGVLNTLRAIEVNRWDQKLAGEDYEDLIKFIINNEKVEVARLLLPSPPVAVYDEKDLKHLQSRNISGTRERSHGGL
- the LOC139977179 gene encoding uncharacterized protein isoform X1, producing the protein MDNENRTAITPVQRTRLPKLTDEGLRLLWDMTVDSSRVAVSGYDDNTRTTFIDLFTIYNPDSSSPLITLVYSKDIKSHSSHSRWPTRYVSFLDDSSIVTVCENQLDVYNIKTDDMPTHSELLHHRKASCMTVREREIFIGLIFFGEVIVFDLSLNKIKTITLKGLERREWPEVITVYGDNLFISTGYKKAIRCNLEGELIHQYKTPGYSRADNITVSSEFGLVFVSWSKLPAVVVYSLFEGHTLFTFRVIDFLPRIRISNVNRLMFMFTTTHKGILSVYSTASIVTFSHLKEELSSRLTKTDCGNLGRYFSLPPDQVQTIITSPWYSENFLLALEERGYIHPSNVNRLTDALTELKINHTHLLTETYMKLRDQETEYGRFIAGLSAHLTISITVKLCDNFQVTDENKNTIISSQNPGLSCLLTIDEMGIINPSDVSKLKSPLEDYHLVQAVAKIHEYQSLVLSDETMPQDEDKKNLFLKGLKQKTKSWFETMTPVPWMKSCQWKSNDLFVASRLVLTNSGSKISSREVDRKCKLHYQDIFTDERLKAETRIILEGQPGSGKTMLSSQLAYDWCCGKLMDIPMVIYLPLKIVDNMTIIQAIKMFYIRKDIPITEEDIESILYSDKKKVYLILDGLEEYNGVTKDGSPSEVMRVMTKEKLSNCIVIITARTDYAKHLPLGPMLKIGSFGEDERDEYIEKVYSDDQTSQEDVKDLIDSVPFILDLCNVPLLFVLLVHNIDRLGKLHKGQLDRVTPFVKAIVDILCPVQDEEDNHSHLSAQKTYFTLEELAFNGLRKGNQQLFWQKDFVDRSVTNSKAWIDSGILVVEEGTPFNSPDRNLQTDSGSGTPQTDSISEESLNTSNVTSEIKRGVSPDPDLSASVNQSERKPTLESQEKKSKPLQKGKAAKYVSLQVKFLHKLIQEWFAAKYLARLFWGYKSTEHHYKYQLFRKHLANIDPADLHYVLCFTCHICPPSFHFIASFLMRDFKTGDGEIPDYIINCICLCFAEYDGYKGHKVKDIVTDICRRESVNFSSGDSRLLLRSKVSMLTFASRSKIPIKCLKLSHVVEEITEKALILKADVSLGVLNTLRAIEVNRWDQKLAGEDYEDLIKFIINNEKVEVARLLLPSPPVAVYDEKDLKHLQSRNISVEWIIGNLIHTLNVTTGEWMVRCIIFFF